Genomic window (Saccharomyces eubayanus strain FM1318 chromosome XVI, whole genome shotgun sequence):
AGAGGAGATCAAAAGGCAATTGAGAATCAATGAATTGAACAATATGAGGATTGAAAAGTACATGGAGTTTTGTGAAAGAGACGTCTTTAAGAAAATTCTTATAGTAGGTACATCTGTATCCTCACCaaataaattaaaaaatttcaaaacacACCAACTACAAACTTTCAAAGTTGGAAATCTGTTTAGAAACAGTACTGAATTTACAGAATATAATAAACTGTTGAATGATAAAATACTCTGTCTATCAAAACTCTCTATAATGAATAAAATCaatttgataaagtttttgagtCTTAATAAAGGTATCGATCCAGAACccaaatttgaagagatcaaagaaatcttATTCGAATTTACATACCATTCGATTTCGCCATGTGAAAAGATCAAGGCATTACTGAAATTGCATGAGATCATGACATATTCTCAAGAAATGTCCAATGACGACTATTTATCGTTATTAATTTACTACATCATCACTATTGTTCCGCgtgatattttcttaaaCGCAGAATTCATCAGGTTGTTTAGatataagaaaaaacttGTCGAAACGGAATCATTTGCATTAACGAACTTGGAAGCTGCATTAGTATTCGTTGAAGGCTTAACtaaaaatgatttttcaaatgaaaTGCAAGATAAGTTAACAGAAAGCGAAGGTAAGATCTTAGAATGTTCAATAAGTAGTAAAGTCGCATTGCCATCAAATAACGGCGTGATGCATAAAACCAACGGCAACGGCAGTGGTAACATGGGAGAAATTGTAACCCCTACTATTCAAAGACCGGATGTCACTAGATCAAATTCATATGATGGGTTCAGAACTGTCTTTGACTCATCATTGAAGAATATTATTGGTAAAATTAGATCGTATACGCCACCACACCCCAACGCCGTTGGCGGCAATACTGTTcataacaataacagcaatagcaacaacaacaacaacaacaacaacaacaacaacaacaatttgAACATACCAAGAAGTTCGTCCCAGTTGTCCATAGAATTAATCAATAGAGATACATTAGAAATTTCCAGAGACGTGTCaacgtcatcatcatcgcaATCTTCGGCGTCTTTAGAACGTGGGAATCGTGAATTTACAGGTGATCTGACAGTAGGTGCTAATGCTAGTGTTAACAGTattgagaaaaaggaactCCAAAAGTCATGGAAGAAATACAAAGGCTACAAATTTGAGGATTTAACTATATGCGAACTAAAAgatttatttgaaatataCCAAAAGATGGTGCAATAATACGTATATAAGAAAtactgtatatataaatgcAAAAGGGGGAGGAGGTCTGCTTTTTTGATTCACAGTTCGGATAAATGATctattatatataatagCTCGTCATGTAAATTGGTAGAAGTATCTGAATGCTGGGTCAAATCGGGCAAGTACTtattttcgtcatcattcTTTATCATGTTCACTAACTGATTGATAAAATCTTTTGTATGGTTCAAAGAATTAGTCTGGAATTCTAGAATTTCAATCAGTTTTAGTTTTAGATCTGTGTCATTTGTCCTCAATAAAAGAATTCTTATGATTTCATCGTGTTGCTCAGTCTGACGTTCGTTCTTGGTGAAATTTAGAGCATGGATGATGGGGAAAGATAGCTTCCCCTCAGTAATGTCTTCGGCGAAGCCTTTTTCATTAGACATCTTGAAGTCTTTCAAGTTTAAATAATCGTCTCTAATCTGATAGATCATACCTAAAAGATTTATGAACGGAACCAGCGAATGGCCGTGGTGCGAGGAAGGAGACAGGGTTTCCATGAGCCTCAAAGTCAATCTGAAAAGACCACCCGTTTTATTCATGACCATGTTCAAATACATTTCTTGGGTGGGTATGATCTCAGGCAGGAAATCTCTCCAGTATATATCCAAACCTTGGCCTCTATGCAGATTAATCAGTTCTTCATTGAAGATGGTCATTAGTTTATGGTAGAGTAGCGGCTCTGCGGTTAGTTGGGATACGAGTTGCATGGCTTTGAAATACATGTAATTTGCGGTATTTATGGTGGATGGGATGCCAAAGATCAAATGGGAAGTGGTTTGGCCTCTTCTCAAGGGAGCATTATCTTCTATATCGTCGATCAAAAGACTGGAGTTATGCAGGAACTCAATTAGTTGTGAGATGATGGCCAGTTGGTCTTCAGGTAGGTTCAGAATTCTATTTATCTGTAAGATTAGGTTCAGTCTGAAGTTTTTACCTGGTTTCAACAGAATATGGTTATAGGGTTTCGAAATCAAAGTTTCGTTTTGACTGGACCAAACTGGATCATTATTGATCAGCTCGTCTATCTGGACCTCCATTGTTCCCCCCTGATTCGTGAATAATTTATTCTGTTTCTATTCTGTTGTCTGCTTGGAAATACGCCTTACATTGTCTTGAAAGCACatctatctttttttttccttcagAAAATCGTTAACGAAGGCAAGGCgaagcaagaaagaaagtgtTGATCAATATCATAATTAGCGTGCAGATATGTACAGAAATAAATTATACTACCTACTGCTAAAGCATAAGGGGAATTGCATAAGGGGAATTGGTGGCACATGTGATAGCAGAATGTCCTCGGAACACTCTACAGGGCTGCgtttgaaagagaagatgCAGAtgtgtttttatttttatgtaGTGGCGGCTATATATCGTTGTATAAAGTGATGTTAGTATTATTGATCAATGATGAGTCGTTTTGCGAAgattggttttttttcgctttGAATCTACTTTTGTGAGGCCACATCAAACCGTTGTTTCTCTCCTTCAAGATTGGCTTGTCGAGTTTTTTCACAATACTGTTAACCGTCATGGAATTCGCTGTAGTTTGCGATCCGGTGTTATTCGCGTGGCTGGTGCTGTTGTACATTTCCAGGTTCAGCAGGTCTATGAGGTTTATGGAATGCAGGTTCGCTATTTCGTGAATGAGAACGTCATTTTGGTGGGCGGTACTGCTGCGATTGGGGTGGCTAAAGAGATGTTTTTTCTCGACgattaattttttcaggttATTCGAGTGCGCTTGAGAGAATGCCTTCGAACCAGTAACGCCAGCCGGCCTTGGCTTCAGGTTGCTGCTCTTTAGTTGGTCGAACGACTGCAGCAGGTTTACGATGTTTTGTAAAAGTTGCAAGTCGTTAGGTAGCCTCAGCAtttcgaaatttttcaaacccACTAGAGTCGGCCTTTTCAAATCCTTATAAAACAAGCTTTCCTGTCTTTTAATCAAACTTGAAAGACTCTTCTGAATTTCCAACACAGGAATTACTTCAAGGCCATCATCGTGTGTGGGTGATTCGGCGCTATTGCGGAAGCTGGGGCGCTGCAAAGGTCTcggtattatgatattcGAGCTGCTCAGTGTCGCGGTGGTGCTTTGAATGACTGGCGCAATCATCCCCGGCTTATTCAATTTGCGTTTCTTAGGGACGACTATAGTGGGTATGATTGTAGTAACGGACGGATCGGACGCTGAATTTTTGCCCGTATAATCGacccttttccttttcctgAGCTGCATTTGCATTGCTTGTTGTGTACTAGATTCAGGATTCTGTATtgtgtatgtgtatgtgtgtGGTTGGTTTATCGATTTTCTGTATCAGCTCATCGCATTACCACTAACATTATTAATAAGACTATGTACGTAGGTAGTAAAAGTATGTAGCGCTTTTGGGCGGACtggaaaaatcaaaagaaaagaaaaggagagGTCTTTTCCATTAGGCCAGCGGCTCGAAGCCGTGCGACAGGATCTCGTCGACAGTGACGCGCTCCTGTTCCGCGGAGTAGCAGTTCCGTGGGAAGAACAGTAGCACGTGCGCGTGGAAGATCCGGGCAACGCTCTGCAGAGCCGGGTAATTGACAAACCAGGCCACGTGACCCGCGCTCACAAGCGACCGCAGCAGCGGTTGTGCCTGAAGGAACGCGGTAAGGCGTGCCTGGGCCGCATCGCGCACGGCCTTGTCTGGGGAATGGACGGGCAGGGCGATCTTGGACCACAGAACAAGGTGCACGACGCCCGGCTCGAAGCTGTACGGGAAGTCGTTGGCGCGTAGAACATACAGCGCCCGCTCACTGAAGGCCCTCTCAACGGCGTCCTGGGACTGCGGCTTGTCTGATGACCATCCTAATTGCTGCAACATGTACTGGTTCATGTCCAAGCCGCTGGTCAACCTCTTGTGTTCGTGGTACTTCTCGGTCGTCTCTCTACTTCGTTTCAGGCGGGCGAGTTCTCCGGACTCGATGATGCCCTTGATCTCGTCCCACTTCAACTCGCAGGCCTCCACCTGGTTGTTGCCGACAATATCGTGCTGCATTGCGTTTCTGCGTTGATGATAGTGTGTCGGATACAATGCAATGTTCCTTGTCTGCCCCaccttttcatcttctatatatctatatatatatatacatatctATTATATTGTCATGACTTATATAACGCGCTCCGAATCAGGTTAAtgtaagaaaaataaaaaaaaaaaagataggAAGCTGGAAATCGCAAAAGCACGCTGGTTAAATACGCCCCCCCACTCACTTAGCTGGCACAATTATTGTCACTCCGAGACGCTTTTTTTCGTGGGATGCTTTCTGTGTACATTCTGTTTGTTTAACGACACACGTAAAAAATCCCGAAAATGACATACCCTGTCATTTCACTGAAACCAAGCTATAATTCTGTGATACGTGGTTGCCCCGGTTTGCCCGATACGCTGCCCCGAATCGAATGCCAATTAAGAGTGCGATCCAATGACTCGTTGCCTTTCCATCTGGtaaatattgaaattatCCTAAAAACCGTCGAACTCTACTTCAACAAGAACCTGTACGGTAGTACCAACAACTCTCTCGCTCCCTTCAATCATTCTTCAGACTCCCCTAACGGCAATTCGGATAcgaacaacaagaacacTACCGTTcattacaagaaaaacattgTGCTTTCCCACCCTACCCATGATATCACCGGCAGTAACAGCAACGATCTTATCGGCATAGATATACCGTTGACAATAGGTCTACCCGACGATATCAAAGAGACAAACTATAACCCGAAATTTGGTAAGACGCAGACTTTCCTAGACTGTACAGTCTCCTACGCAAATGCCACCGGGGCAACCTCGAACAAGAAGCGGAACTTCCTCTACCCGATAAACGTCGAAAGATACACTTATCTCCCTTCACCGTCATACTTCAGACCGATCAACAGACCAAATATCACTTCCCCGGaccaaaaatttctgaTCAACTACTCCATTGAAAATCCGTGCGTTTCCATGGACAATGATACGTTGAAGCTCTCCATATCGATTAGGCTAAATCCATTCCCAAATAGTGCCACCAGTTCTTCCCCGAATGATTTCGATATGTCTACGCCGACGCTTTTCTCcacaaagaagaagttcaaGTCCAAACTCAAACTGAAATCGATTACTACGCAGGTTCAAGAGTActtggaaattttgaaaaaccaaTCCGAATTCTCATCCACCCAAACTTCAAACGTTTTGCAAACTTCCATAAGAACAGTTGACCAAACAATTTCCATGAATTCGATGCATTTCCAGTTCAACATAAAATTGTTCACAAAGGACAAACTTCTACAAGGTTTCGAATCTCCTGACTCAAGTTGTCCTGAAACCAAACTATTAATAAATAAAGTCGATGATATACCTTTACAATACCATAATTCAATAAGCACAATAGGCCAGCATTTCAATGTTTCTCACTCTCTGTcaataaaattgaaatttaataaaagtttaaaaaactttgaaattaACCATCCCATAATCATATCATTTTGGTCGATAAATCAACTACCACTGATTGAAAACTTAATATCGCAGGAAAGGCAAACCGCCAAATTTGCCAAGAAATTTTATAAAACCTTTGGACagatcaagaaaaagaacgtaagcaacagcaacaccAGTGCGAACTGTTTAGAATACCCCTCTTTACCGCCAATAATTTACTATTTCAACGACGCCGAAACAAATAATAGTTTCAATATACTGTATTTACAAAAGGACATTASCCGCATAGACCCCTCTAAACTAAAAAGAGTCCCCGTCATACAATAACACGGATTCTTGTAACACATTGTATACGTAAACGAAATATATATTGATATCTCTATGCTATTGTGTATTATATACTCTTCACTGCGATCAGGTAACCTTCCTTCCGCATTTTCTCGCCCTACTTCTGTATAGAgacaaaaaatacaatgcCTTCATTcccattgaaaaaaaaagaacacaaTACAACAGTTAATTATAACTATAGTTGTACATAGCTTTTTAATAGCAATATATTATCCGGGCCACATACCGCACACCAATGTCAAGACCAGATATACCGCTAAATCAGAATCCCGATGTTTTCCAGTTACTTCGTGACGAGGTACCCCTGTTTGACAACTCTATAACGTCtaaagacaaagaaatcATCGAAACACTATCTGAAATATATTCCA
Coding sequences:
- the MUK1 gene encoding guanine nucleotide exchange factor MUK1, with the protein product MARQLFTPPITNPRFDPNQSIRESYKNTTSSMQFQPILHEDQSGDEKSSCDIDEKSACSETPDGTKSPTLTKQEIDDALNGVSNLPPELSRLIDIFIDDLKQPKYVRPLSVLQLSSLFQSFYIKFDKASFQHVSSMTNNGNYSTNGSPSSFLAAKETLSSGLSGIFARSRSSSGNSIMRPRRSSSLFSNESTSNSNNVTQMLSPEEIKRQLRINELNNMRIEKYMEFCERDVFKKILIVGTSVSSPNKLKNFKTHQLQTFKVGNLFRNSTEFTEYNKLLNDKILCLSKLSIMNKINLIKFLSLNKGIDPEPKFEEIKEILFEFTYHSISPCEKIKALLKLHEIMTYSQEMSNDDYLSLLIYYIITIVPRDIFLNAEFIRLFRYKKKLVETESFALTNLEAALVFVEGLTKNDFSNEMQDKLTESEGKILECSISSKVALPSNNGVMHKTNGNGSGNMGEIVTPTIQRPDVTRSNSYDGFRTVFDSSLKNIIGKIRSYTPPHPNAVGGNTVHNNNSNSNNNNNNNNNNNNNLNIPRSSSQLSIELINRDTLEISRDVSTSSSSQSSASLERGNREFTGDLTVGANASVNSIEKKELQKSWKKYKGYKFEDLTICELKDLFEIYQKMVQ
- the BTS1 gene encoding farnesyltranstransferase, yielding MEVQIDELINNDPVWSSQNETLISKPYNHILLKPGKNFRLNLILQINRILNLPEDQLAIISQLIEFLHNSSLLIDDIEDNAPLRRGQTTSHLIFGIPSTINTANYMYFKAMQLVSQLTAEPLLYHKLMTIFNEELINLHRGQGLDIYWRDFLPEIIPTQEMYLNMVMNKTGGLFRLTLRLMETLSPSSHHGHSLVPFINLLGMIYQIRDDYLNLKDFKMSNEKGFAEDITEGKLSFPIIHALNFTKNERQTEQHDEIIRILLLRTNDTDLKLKLIEILEFQTNSLNHTKDFINQLVNMIKNDDENKYLPDLTQHSDTSTNLHDELLYIIDHLSEL
- the HTC1 gene encoding Htc1p — protein: MQHDIVGNNQVEACELKWDEIKGIIESGELARLKRSRETTEKYHEHKRLTSGLDMNQYMLQQLGWSSDKPQSQDAVERAFSERALYVLRANDFPYSFEPGVVHLVLWSKIALPVHSPDKAVRDAAQARLTAFLQAQPLLRSLVSAGHVAWFVNYPALQSVARIFHAHVLLFFPRNCYSAEQERVTVDEILSHGFEPLA
- the RGL1 gene encoding Rgl1p yields the protein MTYPVISLKPSYNSVIRGCPGLPDTLPRIECQLRVRSNDSLPFHLVNIEIILKTVELYFNKNLYGSTNNSLAPFNHSSDSPNGNSDTNNKNTTVHYKKNIVLSHPTHDITGSNSNDLIGIDIPLTIGLPDDIKETNYNPKFGKTQTFLDCTVSYANATGATSNKKRNFLYPINVERYTYLPSPSYFRPINRPNITSPDQKFLINYSIENPCVSMDNDTLKLSISIRLNPFPNSATSSSPNDFDMSTPTLFSTKKKFKSKLKLKSITTQVQEYLEILKNQSEFSSTQTSNVLQTSIRTVDQTISMNSMHFQFNIKLFTKDKLLQGFESPDSSCPETKLLINKVDDIPLQYHNSISTIGQHFNVSHSLSIKLKFNKSLKNFEINHPIIISFWSINQLPLIENLISQERQTAKFAKKFYKTFGQIKKKNVSNSNTSANCLEYPSLPPIIYYFNDAETNNSFNILYLQKDIXRIDPSKLKRVPVIQ